One stretch of Tenacibaculum sp. MAR_2010_89 DNA includes these proteins:
- a CDS encoding endonuclease produces the protein MKKNILQRQFLLSIFLLMSCLSFSQVPTYYNGFDLTKTGDALKTDLAVLITNTQTTNLSYTPGVWDALRQTDLDPTNNNNVLLIYGYNDGDNNSTTDRTRSKTMNGGNQGDWNREHTYPRSLGNPNLGSTGPGSDAHHVRSSDVRMNSNRGNLRFGNGSGTAGNVSGNWYPGDEWKGDVARMMMYMYLRYGNQCLATAVGTGTKNYHPDMMDIFLEWNAQDPVSQYEINRNTLLEGIQGNRNPFY, from the coding sequence ATGAAAAAAAATATCCTTCAAAGGCAATTTTTATTGTCTATTTTTTTACTAATGAGTTGTTTGTCATTTTCACAAGTGCCAACTTATTATAATGGATTTGACCTGACTAAAACAGGAGATGCATTAAAAACTGACTTAGCAGTATTAATAACTAATACACAAACTACCAACCTTAGTTATACTCCAGGAGTTTGGGATGCTTTACGTCAAACAGATTTAGATCCAACAAATAATAATAATGTTTTGTTGATATATGGTTATAATGATGGTGATAATAACTCTACAACAGATCGTACTCGCTCTAAAACTATGAATGGTGGTAATCAGGGAGATTGGAATAGAGAGCATACATATCCAAGATCTTTAGGAAACCCAAATTTAGGAAGTACAGGCCCTGGATCAGATGCCCACCATGTACGATCAAGTGATGTACGTATGAATTCAAATAGAGGAAACCTTCGTTTTGGAAATGGTTCAGGAACAGCTGGAAATGTAAGTGGAAACTGGTATCCAGGAGATGAATGGAAAGGTGATGTAGCTCGTATGATGATGTATATGTATTTACGTTATGGAAACCAATGTTTAGCAACTGCAGTAGGTACAGGAACAAAAAATTACCATCCAGATATGATGGATATTTTTTTAGAATGGAACGCACAAGATCCAGTATCTCAATATGAAATAAATAGAAATACGTTATTAGAAGGAATACAAGGAAATAGAAATCCTTTTTATTGA
- a CDS encoding T9SS type A sorting domain-containing protein: MSYEIFHDTTSQGVVTVTDASPFSTAGWITVSKTVPNTVKKVSITIAVKQNGGSDYAGIDDIQLTGKTIATTSSIIINEVDADTAGTDTQEFVELYDGGAGNTSLDGLVLVFYNGSNNTSYAAYDLDGQTTNANGYFVIGNVAVPNVSSMTFASNGLQNGADAVALYTGDASDFPNSSAIVTDNLVDAFVYDTNDSDDAELLVLLNAGEAQVNEGGAGNKDGHSSQRIPNGQGGARNTATYAQLAPTPGEQNGEVVAAPTVLINEVDADTEGTDVQEFVELFDGGVGNTSLDGLVLVFYNGSNNTSYAAYDLDGQTTNANGYFVAGNVAVPNVSSITFPSNGLQNGADGVALYSGNASDFPNGSSVTTTNIIDALVYDTNDSDDAELAVLMNSGQVQINEDAKGNKNAHSLQRYINGSGGLRNTSTYTQAIPTPGSANTNATEQVNLVINEVDADTAGSDTLEFVEIYDGGKGNTSLDGFVIVMYNGSNNLSYGAYDLAGQTTNAEGYFVLGNTAVVNVNMTLPSNGLQNGADAVALYRGNATSFANGTSVTTTDLIDALVYDTNDSDDAELLVLLNTGQAQINEDQLGDKDGHSSQRIPNGDGGVRNTSTYTQATPTPGTENGAVIPAPDPISIAAARTTATGELVTVSGVLTVSDQFRGSAYIQDATGGIAIFDELVHGNGNFAIGDSITVTGTRSAFNDQIQINPVTEATNNGLPNNPIVPATVTLSQLADHPAELVRVINPSFPTPGGILFGNSNYTLTDTSGTAQLRIDNDVTSLVGLGQPETCSGITGVVGRFFTTYQLLPRIREDLSCAGEYTTPDTVVEVDKEKALDVVTWNIEWFGDEKNSPAAGNTNSDAIQKDSVKTVIKTLNADIYAVQEIADAALFTQMVSELPGYSFILSDATSYPNDTSGTKQQIGFIYKTQTVEVVDTKVLLKSIHPYYNGGNDSALSGYPEADKTRFYASGRLPFMLTANVTVNGSTQQVNVVNLHARANRGTGAQQRYDMRKFDVEVLKDSLDTQYADKNLIVLGDYNDDVDVTVADGVSSTASTYQAYVSDSTNYNVVSSTLSAQGYRSYAFRENMIDHITLSNELFDEYINASARVHYEFYDSDYTKTSSDHFPVSVQLQLKALTLDSVRTTDVTCNGTADGTAVINVSGGCMPYTYTLNNGIAITENSLAGLVAGTYNVVVTDALNNSVVENFTITEGTPMTAALTKGAKVYLGYAPKSCTSIGVLEVLGGEAPYSYEWSTGETTETINVCPTETTTYSVTITDARGCSIASETVVNVEDVTCGKFGHYNRVKICFKGRRTICVPTWAVKYYLKRGSTLGDCDGTTNQPVRITRLNVFPNPFRNNLNVQFNSTADTDATIAIYSFRGRKVFEKTISVTEGQTKNKLQLSNLRRGFYYLKVIVDGKVKKVRCIMKR, translated from the coding sequence TTGAGTTATGAAATTTTCCATGATACAACTTCACAAGGAGTTGTTACAGTAACTGATGCTAGTCCTTTTAGTACAGCTGGTTGGATTACCGTTTCAAAAACAGTTCCTAACACTGTTAAAAAAGTTTCAATAACTATTGCTGTTAAACAAAACGGAGGTAGTGATTACGCTGGAATTGATGATATTCAACTTACAGGTAAAACTATAGCAACTACATCTTCTATTATAATTAATGAAGTTGATGCTGATACTGCTGGTACTGATACTCAAGAATTTGTTGAATTATATGATGGTGGAGCAGGAAATACTTCTTTAGACGGATTGGTATTAGTATTTTATAATGGATCTAATAATACTAGTTATGCAGCCTATGATTTAGATGGTCAAACAACAAATGCTAATGGGTATTTTGTAATAGGAAATGTAGCGGTACCTAATGTTTCATCAATGACTTTTGCTAGTAATGGTTTACAAAATGGAGCTGATGCAGTAGCTTTATATACAGGAGATGCGTCAGATTTCCCTAATAGCTCAGCCATTGTAACTGATAATTTAGTAGATGCTTTTGTTTATGATACAAATGATTCGGATGATGCTGAACTTTTAGTATTGTTAAATGCTGGTGAGGCTCAAGTTAATGAAGGTGGAGCAGGAAATAAAGATGGTCATTCTTCTCAACGTATTCCTAATGGACAAGGTGGTGCAAGAAATACAGCTACATATGCTCAATTAGCACCAACACCAGGTGAGCAAAATGGAGAAGTAGTAGCAGCTCCTACTGTTTTAATTAATGAAGTAGATGCTGATACTGAAGGTACAGATGTACAAGAGTTTGTTGAATTATTTGATGGAGGAGTAGGAAATACTTCATTAGATGGGTTGGTATTAGTATTCTATAATGGATCAAATAATACTAGTTATGCGGCATATGATTTAGATGGACAAACAACTAATGCTAATGGATATTTTGTTGCAGGAAATGTTGCTGTACCAAATGTTTCGTCAATTACTTTTCCTAGTAATGGATTACAAAATGGAGCAGATGGAGTAGCGCTATATTCAGGGAATGCATCAGATTTCCCTAATGGATCATCTGTTACTACCACTAATATTATAGATGCTTTAGTATATGATACAAATGATTCTGATGATGCTGAGTTAGCAGTGTTAATGAATAGTGGACAAGTACAAATTAATGAAGATGCTAAAGGAAATAAAAATGCACATTCTTTACAGCGTTATATTAATGGATCTGGAGGTTTAAGAAATACATCAACTTATACACAAGCAATTCCTACACCAGGAAGTGCAAATACAAATGCAACTGAACAAGTTAATTTAGTAATAAATGAAGTAGATGCAGATACAGCTGGATCAGATACTTTAGAGTTTGTTGAAATCTATGATGGAGGAAAAGGAAATACTTCTTTAGATGGTTTTGTAATTGTAATGTATAATGGTTCAAATAATTTAAGCTATGGTGCTTATGATTTAGCTGGTCAAACAACAAATGCTGAAGGATATTTTGTATTAGGAAATACTGCAGTAGTTAATGTGAATATGACTCTTCCAAGTAATGGATTACAAAATGGAGCAGATGCAGTAGCTTTATATAGAGGAAATGCAACTTCATTTGCAAATGGAACATCAGTAACTACCACCGATTTAATAGATGCTTTAGTATATGATACAAATGATTCGGATGATGCTGAACTTTTAGTATTATTAAATACTGGACAAGCACAAATTAATGAAGACCAGTTAGGTGATAAAGATGGTCATTCTTCGCAAAGAATTCCAAACGGAGATGGAGGAGTAAGAAACACAAGTACTTATACACAAGCAACACCAACACCTGGAACAGAAAATGGAGCAGTGATACCAGCACCAGATCCTATTTCAATTGCAGCTGCTCGTACTACAGCAACTGGAGAGTTAGTTACTGTAAGTGGAGTTTTAACAGTATCAGATCAATTTAGAGGTTCTGCTTATATTCAAGATGCTACCGGTGGTATTGCTATTTTTGATGAGTTAGTTCATGGTAATGGTAATTTTGCGATTGGAGATTCAATTACTGTAACAGGAACTCGTAGCGCATTTAATGATCAAATTCAAATTAACCCTGTAACTGAGGCTACAAATAACGGATTACCTAATAATCCAATAGTGCCAGCAACGGTTACTTTGAGCCAATTAGCTGATCATCCAGCTGAGTTAGTTCGTGTTATTAACCCAAGTTTCCCAACACCAGGAGGAATTCTTTTTGGAAATTCTAACTATACACTAACAGATACGAGTGGTACTGCACAATTACGTATTGACAATGATGTTACCTCATTAGTAGGTTTAGGGCAACCAGAAACATGTTCTGGAATTACTGGTGTAGTTGGAAGATTTTTTACAACATATCAATTATTACCAAGAATTAGAGAAGACTTGTCATGTGCTGGTGAATATACAACTCCAGATACGGTAGTAGAAGTTGATAAAGAAAAGGCATTAGATGTTGTAACTTGGAATATAGAATGGTTTGGAGATGAAAAAAATTCTCCAGCTGCAGGAAATACAAATTCAGATGCAATCCAAAAGGATAGTGTAAAAACGGTAATAAAAACTTTAAATGCAGATATTTATGCAGTGCAAGAAATTGCAGATGCAGCTTTGTTTACTCAAATGGTAAGTGAATTACCTGGGTATAGTTTTATTTTATCTGATGCAACATCGTATCCAAATGATACTTCAGGAACAAAACAACAAATAGGTTTTATTTATAAAACACAAACTGTTGAAGTAGTTGATACTAAAGTGTTATTAAAATCAATTCATCCTTATTATAATGGAGGTAATGATTCAGCATTATCAGGATACCCTGAAGCAGATAAAACTCGTTTTTATGCAAGTGGTCGTTTACCGTTTATGTTAACGGCAAACGTTACTGTAAATGGTAGCACACAACAAGTTAATGTTGTTAACTTACATGCTAGAGCGAATAGAGGAACTGGGGCTCAGCAACGATATGATATGCGTAAATTTGATGTTGAAGTATTAAAAGATTCATTAGATACTCAATACGCAGACAAAAATTTAATTGTATTAGGAGATTATAATGATGATGTAGATGTTACTGTTGCTGATGGAGTTTCAAGTACTGCTTCAACATATCAAGCATATGTAAGTGATTCTACAAATTATAATGTAGTATCATCAACATTAAGCGCTCAAGGATACAGATCATATGCATTTAGAGAAAATATGATTGATCATATTACTCTTTCAAATGAATTATTTGATGAGTATATTAATGCTTCTGCTCGTGTACATTATGAGTTTTATGATAGCGATTATACAAAAACATCTTCTGATCACTTCCCAGTTTCTGTACAATTACAATTAAAAGCGCTTACTTTAGATAGTGTAAGAACTACAGATGTAACATGTAATGGAACTGCCGATGGAACTGCTGTGATAAATGTTTCAGGAGGTTGTATGCCATATACCTATACATTAAATAACGGTATAGCTATTACAGAAAATAGTTTAGCAGGATTAGTTGCAGGTACCTATAATGTAGTAGTAACGGATGCATTAAATAATTCAGTAGTAGAAAATTTTACAATTACTGAAGGAACACCAATGACTGCTGCATTAACAAAAGGAGCAAAAGTGTATTTAGGATATGCTCCAAAATCATGTACTTCTATCGGTGTACTTGAGGTACTTGGAGGAGAAGCTCCTTATAGTTACGAATGGAGTACAGGAGAAACAACTGAAACTATCAATGTTTGCCCTACTGAAACAACAACATATTCAGTAACTATTACTGATGCAAGAGGATGTTCAATAGCATCAGAAACAGTAGTAAATGTAGAAGATGTAACTTGTGGGAAATTTGGGCACTACAATCGTGTAAAGATTTGCTTTAAAGGAAGACGTACAATTTGTGTTCCAACTTGGGCAGTGAAGTATTACTTAAAAAGAGGAAGTACTTTAGGCGATTGTGACGGTACTACTAATCAACCAGTTCGAATTACTAGATTAAATGTATTTCCTAACCCTTTTAGAAATAATTTGAATGTTCAATTTAATAGTACAGCTGATACAGATGCTACAATAGCTATTTATAGCTTTAGAGGTAGAAAAGTATTTGAAAAAACTATTTCTGTTACTGAAGGACAAACAAAGAACAAATTACAATTATCTAATTTAAGAAGAGGTTTTTATTATTTAAAAGTAATTGTTGATGGAAAAGTTAAGAAGGTTAGATGTATAATGAAACGTTAA